From the genome of Armatimonadota bacterium, one region includes:
- a CDS encoding IMP cyclohydrolase, with protein sequence MVENYRAKYFSRTQSGFPDEVEILGTTYVKVEDLRYGTNPHQGASFYKPKDSSGMPFGDMVQLKSGKSGLSETNYGDLNHGSNIVKYFDRPACAVMKHLNPSGVAVQFGDQDTRTVYLRARDADAIAAFGGTAVFNTKVDADTAKEIMTTVVEVVAAPDFDDEALQILNDHDTYKMNKEIRVIKIPNMTSLPKWVGDHAAPTIKTLADATVVVAEPLLTGIKSASDLMPASTEHAKHGKFAIEKQPTAGQLDDLLFSWYVNLNVRSNGVVIAKNGVTLAVGTGQQDRVTAVRQAIEKAKEKFKGSETLEGAVMSSDAFFPFRDSVDAAAEAGIKAIVQPGGSVRDWESIKACNEHGITMVFTGERCFSHH encoded by the coding sequence ATGGTCGAAAATTACAGGGCGAAATATTTCAGCCGCACGCAAAGCGGTTTCCCGGATGAGGTCGAAATCTTAGGAACAACGTATGTCAAGGTCGAGGACCTTCGATACGGCACAAATCCACATCAGGGAGCAAGCTTCTATAAACCCAAGGATTCATCAGGTATGCCGTTCGGAGATATGGTGCAGTTAAAAAGCGGTAAATCCGGACTTTCCGAGACCAACTACGGCGACCTCAATCACGGCTCAAACATAGTAAAGTATTTCGACAGACCGGCTTGCGCAGTGATGAAGCATCTGAATCCGAGCGGAGTCGCAGTCCAATTCGGCGACCAGGATACACGCACCGTATATCTTCGCGCTCGCGACGCGGACGCCATAGCCGCATTCGGTGGAACAGCCGTATTCAACACTAAAGTGGATGCAGATACAGCCAAAGAGATCATGACCACAGTAGTCGAAGTCGTTGCGGCTCCCGATTTCGATGATGAAGCCCTGCAGATTCTAAACGATCATGACACATATAAGATGAACAAAGAGATCAGGGTCATCAAAATCCCTAACATGACCAGTCTACCTAAGTGGGTCGGCGACCATGCCGCGCCCACTATAAAGACTCTCGCGGACGCCACAGTCGTAGTAGCCGAACCGTTGCTAACCGGCATTAAGAGCGCCTCCGATCTTATGCCTGCTTCCACCGAGCATGCCAAACACGGCAAGTTCGCTATCGAAAAGCAGCCGACCGCAGGCCAACTCGACGACCTGCTATTCAGTTGGTATGTAAACCTCAACGTTCGGTCAAATGGCGTCGTGATCGCTAAAAATGGCGTAACGCTTGCTGTAGGCACAGGCCAACAGGACCGGGTCACTGCCGTCCGCCAGGCCATTGAGAAGGCAAAAGAAAAATTCAAGGGCAGCGAGACACTCGAGGGCGCGGTAATGAGTTCTGATGCGTTTTTTCCATTCCGTGACAGTGTAGACGCAGCCGCCGAAGCGGGAATTAAAGCGATCGTCCAGCCGGGCGGTTCAGTCCGAGACTGGGAATCAATCAAGGCGTGTAACGAACATGGCATTACGATGGTGTTTACCGGCGAAAGATGCTTCTCACACCACTAA
- a CDS encoding PQQ-binding-like beta-propeller repeat protein, producing MFLRRAGLLAAILLTASSSAFSADCLMGHYEPNQGGYTSEKLRLPLALNWEFTSLKFDNNPSSPLVVDGVCYFASGSNVFAVDLATGVKKWQYPSDRPLAGSIKTTPAFYGGRIYFTSVDGNMYCVDAGTGVFQWAYQARGAIRCSPVIDDGAIYFGADDNSVYAVDAESGEALWSSPFTTRDDFARNLAVGSGIVVAACMDGMLYGVNKGTGTLKWMFRLPEAPVRTSPIIANNLVVMAIGSSIYGLPIRSGQIKWMITLPAEAAASPAACGQEIYVPCRDKKIYAYTLNGRQPTLKWAAPIDLGAVPMSSPIVADDMLYVTTNKGVIAAYAVADGTLKWRYIASPSLVTMSGTNYVDASSSPTVADQSLLVLTDDGVLHCFSPDAPDNEAPAEFKLQPTNAIAMSGVPPIKMSAIIYDIGSGVDFSSVAMSLDNDPVAYKADIETSTITYVTEVAEDGKPVTKLPDGIHTIKLTAKDYFGNTLSKEWFFFADNTLPAPKRAVSDTTGKKTKETTKNKIQTPNKRTNTWGGGNTGGDQNSPPPPPPMPGVPTTPTDAGGAAPAAAGD from the coding sequence ATGTTTTTAAGGCGTGCCGGTCTTCTGGCAGCTATTTTGCTGACTGCCTCTTCATCTGCATTTTCCGCGGACTGTTTAATGGGGCATTACGAGCCTAATCAGGGTGGCTATACTTCCGAAAAATTACGGCTGCCCCTTGCGTTGAACTGGGAATTCACATCGCTAAAGTTTGACAACAATCCGTCTTCGCCGCTGGTTGTGGACGGAGTGTGTTATTTTGCGAGCGGGTCCAATGTATTTGCCGTTGATCTGGCAACAGGCGTAAAGAAATGGCAGTATCCCTCAGACAGGCCGCTCGCTGGGTCTATTAAGACTACGCCTGCATTCTATGGCGGACGCATATACTTCACCTCGGTCGACGGAAATATGTATTGTGTTGATGCCGGGACGGGTGTATTTCAGTGGGCTTATCAGGCCCGCGGCGCCATAAGATGCTCGCCGGTCATTGACGATGGGGCAATATATTTCGGAGCCGACGACAATTCCGTATATGCTGTTGATGCCGAGAGCGGCGAGGCGCTGTGGTCGTCTCCATTTACAACGCGCGACGATTTTGCTCGAAATCTGGCTGTTGGTTCGGGGATCGTAGTTGCCGCATGCATGGATGGAATGTTATACGGCGTCAACAAAGGCACAGGCACGCTCAAGTGGATGTTCAGACTCCCGGAAGCTCCTGTTAGGACATCTCCGATTATTGCCAATAACCTGGTAGTTATGGCGATAGGCAGTTCCATTTATGGGCTTCCGATCAGGAGCGGCCAGATAAAATGGATGATTACATTGCCTGCCGAGGCGGCTGCCAGCCCTGCCGCTTGTGGACAGGAAATATATGTTCCCTGCCGTGATAAAAAAATCTATGCCTACACGCTCAATGGTCGACAGCCGACACTTAAGTGGGCTGCGCCTATCGACCTGGGCGCTGTTCCAATGTCAAGTCCGATTGTTGCCGACGATATGCTGTATGTCACCACAAACAAGGGAGTCATCGCAGCATATGCAGTTGCGGACGGGACATTGAAGTGGCGCTATATCGCTTCTCCGTCACTTGTCACCATGTCCGGGACAAACTACGTTGACGCGTCCAGCTCGCCGACTGTCGCAGACCAGTCGCTGCTTGTCTTGACCGATGACGGTGTGCTGCACTGCTTCTCACCGGACGCTCCCGACAATGAAGCTCCGGCTGAGTTTAAGCTTCAACCGACAAATGCAATAGCGATGTCTGGTGTGCCGCCTATCAAGATGTCGGCTATTATATATGATATTGGCAGTGGAGTTGATTTTAGTAGCGTGGCTATGTCTCTGGATAATGACCCTGTGGCGTATAAAGCCGACATAGAAACCTCTACCATTACTTATGTGACCGAGGTGGCTGAGGACGGTAAGCCTGTAACTAAGCTGCCGGACGGCATTCACACTATAAAGCTCACAGCGAAAGATTACTTTGGCAATACACTGAGCAAGGAATGGTTTTTCTTTGCCGACAATACATTGCCTGCGCCCAAAAGGGCGGTTTCCGATACGACTGGAAAGAAGACAAAAGAGACAACGAAGAATAAGATACAAACGCCAAACAAGCGCACCAATACATGGGGCGGAGGCAACACCGGAGGCGATCAAAACTCACCACCGCCTCCACCACCTATGCCTGGTGTTCCGACTACGCCCACGGACGCGGGTGGTGCGGCACCGGCTGCTGCAGGAGACTAA
- the dprA gene encoding DNA-processing protein DprA, with product MRHRLLQETNNNEREKVTRMMMNEPELRAWLRLSRLELTPRAAGSLLDRFGGPEAVFEASESDLEKVEQLTEKGRSKVLGPVPAAIERDLQIIDTRKITLIPITSENYPASLKQIYDPPVLLYIRGSIIESDKLAIAIVGSRKASVYGKSIAEKIGKDLAGRGLTVVSGGARGIDTAAHRGALEVTGRTIAFLGCGIDVVYPAENTKLFEAIAESGAVVSEFPLGSSPEPWRFPPRNRLISGLSIGVLVCQCPLRSGALITADYALQQGKDIYAVPGNVGDERNSGCHRLIKDGAKLVESAEDILEELGIEKKSADDQAQLALPIGSMSDQERDIISLLSLDPMQVDEIIEKSSLSAPMVSGTLTVLEMKNLVKRVPGNAYVRAL from the coding sequence GTGCGGCACCGGCTGCTGCAGGAGACTAACAATAATGAGCGTGAAAAAGTCACGCGGATGATGATGAACGAACCTGAACTCAGGGCTTGGCTGAGGCTGAGCAGATTAGAGTTGACGCCGAGGGCTGCCGGATCTTTATTAGATCGATTCGGCGGCCCTGAGGCCGTTTTCGAGGCATCGGAATCCGACCTTGAAAAAGTGGAACAGCTTACCGAAAAAGGCAGGTCGAAGGTTCTGGGGCCTGTTCCCGCCGCTATTGAGCGCGATCTGCAAATAATAGACACCAGGAAAATTACCCTGATCCCCATCACTTCAGAAAACTACCCCGCATCTCTTAAGCAAATTTATGACCCGCCTGTCCTGTTATATATCCGCGGGAGCATCATTGAGTCGGATAAGCTCGCTATTGCGATTGTCGGCTCTCGAAAGGCAAGCGTTTACGGTAAGTCTATCGCCGAAAAAATCGGCAAGGACCTTGCGGGACGTGGTCTGACCGTGGTAAGCGGCGGCGCGCGCGGTATCGATACGGCGGCTCACAGGGGCGCGCTTGAGGTGACCGGCAGGACAATCGCTTTTCTCGGCTGTGGAATTGATGTCGTCTATCCGGCTGAAAACACAAAGCTCTTCGAAGCTATTGCGGAAAGTGGGGCGGTGGTCTCGGAATTTCCTTTAGGTTCATCTCCCGAGCCTTGGCGATTCCCGCCAAGAAACCGTCTCATAAGCGGTCTGAGTATTGGTGTGCTCGTATGCCAGTGTCCATTGCGCTCTGGCGCTCTGATTACGGCTGACTATGCTCTGCAGCAGGGCAAAGATATCTATGCAGTGCCGGGCAATGTGGGTGATGAGCGCAATTCGGGCTGTCACCGGCTCATAAAGGATGGAGCGAAGCTTGTCGAGAGCGCGGAAGATATACTGGAAGAACTAGGTATCGAAAAAAAGAGCGCGGATGATCAGGCTCAGCTTGCGCTTCCAATCGGGTCGATGAGTGACCAGGAGCGCGATATTATTTCACTCCTGTCGCTTGATCCTATGCAGGTTGATGAAATTATCGAGAAGTCATCTCTCAGTGCGCCGATGGTTTCAGGCACGCTGACTGTCCTTGAAATGAAGAACCTTGTAAAGCGCGTGCCTGGAAACGCCTACGTCCGTGCGCTGTAG
- the kdsB gene encoding 3-deoxy-manno-octulosonate cytidylyltransferase translates to MKATVIIPARMGATRFPGKPLVDICGKPMVQWVYERASQAESVDRVIVATCDKEIIDAVESFGGEAVMTSDKHRSGTDRLAEVADALDSELIVNVQGDEPLIDPKSIEHAIRPFDEEPDLNMSSLMVPIDSESAKDPNLVKVVVTLDNYALYFSRSPIPFERKPLVGRSIYGHVGLYAYTRQFLLQFAAMEPTPLEMAESLEQLRVLEHGYRIKMVEIADAPMGVDTQDDLERVRAVLRS, encoded by the coding sequence ATGAAAGCTACAGTAATTATCCCAGCGCGTATGGGCGCGACAAGGTTTCCCGGCAAGCCTCTTGTCGATATTTGCGGCAAACCCATGGTCCAATGGGTCTACGAGCGAGCTTCTCAGGCTGAATCTGTTGACAGAGTTATCGTGGCTACCTGCGACAAAGAGATTATCGATGCGGTGGAATCGTTCGGAGGCGAGGCGGTTATGACCTCAGACAAGCACCGCTCAGGCACAGACAGGCTCGCAGAGGTCGCAGATGCTTTGGATTCGGAACTAATAGTCAATGTCCAGGGCGATGAGCCTCTTATCGACCCAAAGTCAATAGAGCATGCGATAAGGCCGTTTGATGAAGAGCCGGACCTGAACATGTCCAGCCTGATGGTCCCGATTGACTCCGAGTCGGCTAAGGACCCTAATCTCGTGAAGGTCGTAGTCACTCTCGATAACTATGCGCTCTACTTCTCCCGAAGTCCTATTCCATTTGAGAGAAAGCCGCTTGTTGGCAGGAGTATATATGGTCATGTCGGGCTGTATGCATATACCAGGCAGTTCTTGCTGCAGTTCGCTGCAATGGAGCCGACACCGCTTGAGATGGCGGAATCGCTGGAGCAGCTTCGAGTTTTGGAACACGGATATCGAATAAAGATGGTCGAGATTGCGGATGCTCCGATGGGTGTGGATACTCAAGATGACCTTGAGCGTGTGCGCGCAGTATTGAGGTCATGA
- the kdsA gene encoding 3-deoxy-8-phosphooctulonate synthase yields MVIARAGNVEFGDGKGLVLIAGPCVIESEELCLEVGREAKRICDSLGIAYVFKASFDKANRTSVESFRGPGLEKGLEILASVKSKLGVPVLTDIHESYQAKPVAEVVDILQIPAFLCRQTDLIVAAAETGKCVNIKKGQFLAPWDMKNSVGKAKSTGNENISLTERGVSFGYNTLVVDMTSLPAMRSLGCPVVFDATHAVQRPGGLGNASGGAREFVPHLVRGAVAVGVDALFMEVHPDPPHALCDAASMLALADLPKVLSDAKAIENALS; encoded by the coding sequence ATGGTTATTGCCAGAGCAGGAAATGTTGAGTTTGGCGATGGCAAGGGGCTTGTGCTTATAGCGGGTCCCTGCGTGATAGAATCGGAAGAGCTTTGCCTTGAGGTAGGGCGTGAGGCTAAGCGTATTTGCGATAGCCTCGGGATAGCCTACGTATTCAAGGCCTCGTTCGATAAAGCCAATCGGACGTCGGTCGAGTCTTTCAGAGGACCTGGACTGGAAAAGGGTCTGGAGATACTGGCATCGGTTAAATCGAAGCTGGGTGTGCCTGTATTGACCGACATACATGAGAGCTATCAGGCAAAACCTGTCGCTGAGGTTGTCGACATTCTGCAGATTCCCGCGTTTTTGTGCCGCCAGACCGATCTCATCGTAGCAGCCGCCGAGACAGGCAAGTGCGTGAATATTAAGAAAGGCCAGTTCCTTGCACCGTGGGATATGAAAAACAGTGTCGGCAAGGCAAAGAGCACGGGAAATGAGAATATCAGCCTGACTGAGCGCGGTGTATCTTTCGGGTATAACACTCTCGTTGTGGATATGACCAGTTTGCCTGCAATGCGTTCTCTAGGCTGCCCCGTAGTTTTTGATGCAACTCATGCAGTGCAAAGGCCCGGCGGTCTGGGTAATGCGTCGGGTGGGGCAAGGGAGTTTGTTCCGCATCTTGTGAGGGGCGCTGTTGCAGTAGGTGTAGACGCGCTCTTTATGGAGGTTCACCCTGACCCGCCCCATGCATTGTGCGATGCGGCAAGTATGCTGGCTCTCGCTGATCTGCCCAAGGTTTTGTCTGATGCGAAGGCGATTGAAAATGCGTTGAGCTAG